ACGCGCTGCTGCGCGCGGCGCGCCTGCGCAGGCTCGCCGAGCAGCATCGCGCGGGCGGCGAGACGGTTCGCATGCACCTGCGCGAGCCACGATCCGCCATCGGGCGGCGCTTCGGCCCACGGCTCGAAGAGCGCCACGAAGCGGTCGGGTTCATCGGCGAAATACGCGGCTGCGCTCAGGATCAGCGCGCACTCGTAGCGCAGCGTCGTATCGACGGCCGGGCCCGCGAGAATGCGCTCGATCTGGCGCTGCGCCTCCGCGTGGCGTTGCCCGACCGCGAGCGCCCATGCGGCGGCGAGGCGCAGCCGGGGGCGCTGTTCGAGTTCCGGCTCGGGAATCAGATCGAGCCAGTCGAGTACGAGGCTGAGATGCCCGTGACGCACCGCATCGAGCAGGCTGCGCTCCGCCAGTTCGAAGGCAGTCCGGTGCTCGCCTGCCGCATGTGCGTGCCGCGCGGCCTCCTCGATCATGTCGCGGGCGACGAACCATCGCATGGCGCGCGCGTGCAGTTCCTCGCGCTCGGCGGCGGGCAGGTCTGCCAGGCGCACGCGCAGGGCATCGCGCACGAGCGTGTGCAGCCGGCACCACGCGCTGTCTTCGACGGCGATGAATACAGGCGTCTCGCGCACCAGCCGCGCGAGCCGTTCGGGCGTCTCCGCGCGGCCCGTCAGCGCCTCGCATAGTTCCGGATGCAGCATGTCCACCGCGCTGACGCGGGTGAGAAAGGCGTCGTCTTCCGGCGAAAGATTGGCGACCAGCGCGCCGACGAGATGCTCGCGCAGGCCGCCGGGGCCCGACGCGATCGTTTCGACCGCCTTGCGCGGGTCCGCCGCGTGCGCCATCGCGGCGAGCGCGAGCTGGATGCCGAGCGGCCAGCCGTCGGTCACTTCGAACAGGCGCGCGCACGCGTCGGCGTCCACGCGCTCGCCAAAACGGTTGCCAATCAGCGCGATCGTTTCGTCGAGCCGAAAGCGCAACGCATCCGGCCCGACGAGCGTGCCGTGCCCGTACGCGAGCAGATCGGCCATCGGGGCTTCGAGACCGCCTCGTCCCGCCACCACGACGCGCAGGTTCTGCGGGGCGTTGTGAAGCAGATAGGCGAGCAGTCCGGCGCCGGCGGCGGGCAGACGCTCGGATTCGTCGATGATGAGCACGACCTCCAGCGACAGCAGCGCGATCTCGGCGAGCCAGCCCGTCGCGCCATCCAGATTGCCCACCGCCGCGAGCGCGCCGTCGGGCAGCATCGAGCCGAAGCCGGCGCGCGCGCAGCCTGTGCGAACCGCCTGAACCAGCCCGCGCAGGAGCCGCTCGGGGTCGTCGCGCTCGTCGGCCTGCAGCCAGGCGACGGCGATCCCGCGCGCCAGATATTCGCGCCGCCACTGCGCGAGCAGCGAGGTTTTCCCGTAGCCTGCCGGCGCCTGCACGAGCGTGATCTGCCGGTCGCGGTAATGCGCGGCTTCCGCGCTGAGCCGCAGCCGCGCGAGCAGGTTGAGGGGGGCGCGTGGCGCAATGGTCTTGAGGACCAGTTCGGTCGTCGAGGGTGCCGCGGCGCTTGTGGTGGGGGGCATCGGGAACAGGTTGGACTGAAGGATCGAGCGGCCCGCGCGGGCCGCATCTGGCTTGGATCGCGCCCACAGCATCGTTCGAATGACCGGGGGGCGTCAACCCCTCCCTTCGCGAGAGGGTCGCGCAAAGAGTCCCTGCACTACGATGCAGATGAGTTCAGGCACACACCCAATCCAGCGCACAACGCCATGTATCAGCATCTACTCGTTCCTGTCGAGGACACCGACGCCAGCGTCGAAGCAATCGGCCATGCGACCGAATTCGCGTGGGCCATCGGCGCGCGCATCACTTTCCTGCACGTGTCGTCGGCCGACGCGCACGCCGACGAATGGCTGGCGCGGGCCGAAGCCGGCGCACGCGCTCAGGGCGTGGCCTGCACGACGGTCGTCGCCGGCGGCGATGATTCGTTCGACACGCTGATCGCGCAGGCCCGCCGCCACGGTTGCGATCTCATCTGCACGAGCACGAGCCCGGCGGGAACGATCGCCACGGACGGCGTGTGGCCCGGCGTGCTGTCGTGCGGCACGGACCGGCGGCCCGCGGTGGCGGCGTCGATCGGTGCGCTTCTGAACGCGCATCGCAGGCTCGCCGACACGCTCAACGAATGGCTCGACACGCTGCGCGCCGCGCGCGAACGAGACGCCGTGCCGAGCGCGGCGGCGCTGCAAGAGATCGTCCGCAGCCTGCAGGAGTTGCCTGCGCGCGGCGTCGGGGCGAGAGCCAAAACCGCTCTGTTCCGCTGCCTTCGCAAGCGTACATCGGCGGTCAACGCCGAGCTCGCCGAACTCGAGCGCCTGCATCAACGCGACGAGGAACTGCTTCATGAACTCGCCCGCATGGTCAGTCAGGACGCGCCGATGCCGGACGTTCTCGAACAGGCCGTGAGCGCCTATGCGCGCTTCGCCTGGGACTGGATGGGCCGCGAACAGGGCGTGATTCTGCCGGCGGCGCGGCGTTATCTGAGCTACGCCGACTGGACGGAAATAGACAGCGAATTCAATTCCGCGGCGCTGCTCGGCCGGGCCGCGAAACAACACTGAACACGTCGCGAGCCAGACGGCTCGCGCGCATGAATGGAGAGACACATGGCACATGCAATCCGCTTTCACGAAACCGGCGGTCCCGAAGTATTGCGATGGGAAGAGGTCGCGGTCGGCAAGCCCGGTCCCGGACAGGTTCGTCTGCGTCACGAGGCCGTAGGCCTGAATTTCGCCGATACGTACTTCCGCTCCGGCCTCTATCCCGTTCCCCTGCCCGCCGGCATGGGCGTGGAAGCGGCAGGGGTGGTCGAAGCCGTCGGTGAGGGCGTCGATCAGGTGTGCGTGGGCGACCGCGTGACCTACACTGGCTTCATCAATACGCTCGGCGCGTACAGCACCGAGCGCCTCGCGCCGGCGGCCGCGCTCGTCCGGCTGCCGGCCGGGATCGAATGCGCCACCGCCGCCGCGATGACCATGCGAGGCCTGACCGCGTCCTATCTGATGCGCCGCATTCATGCGTTCAAGGCGGGCGACTCGATCCTGCTGCATGCGGCGGCCGGCGGTGTCGGCCTGATCGTGTCGCAGTGGGCGCGCCTCCTGGGGGTGACGGTGATCGGCACGGTGTCGAGCGAGGCCAAGGCCGAGGTTGCGCGTGCTCACGGCTGCGACCATGTGATCAACTACAGCCACGAAGACGTCGCGAAACGCGTGCGGGAACTGACGGATGGCGCCGGCGTGAATGTCGTGTTCGATAGCGTCGGCAAGGACACGTTCGAAGCGTCGCTCGATTCGCTGCGCCGCCGCGGCCTGATGGTCTGCGTCGGCACCGCGTCCGGTCCGATTCCGCCGTTCAATCCGCAGTTGCTCGCGATGAAAGGCTCGCTCTATCTGACGCGCCCGGCG
The Caballeronia sp. NK8 genome window above contains:
- a CDS encoding LuxR C-terminal-related transcriptional regulator, which produces MPPTTSAAAPSTTELVLKTIAPRAPLNLLARLRLSAEAAHYRDRQITLVQAPAGYGKTSLLAQWRREYLARGIAVAWLQADERDDPERLLRGLVQAVRTGCARAGFGSMLPDGALAAVGNLDGATGWLAEIALLSLEVVLIIDESERLPAAGAGLLAYLLHNAPQNLRVVVAGRGGLEAPMADLLAYGHGTLVGPDALRFRLDETIALIGNRFGERVDADACARLFEVTDGWPLGIQLALAAMAHAADPRKAVETIASGPGGLREHLVGALVANLSPEDDAFLTRVSAVDMLHPELCEALTGRAETPERLARLVRETPVFIAVEDSAWCRLHTLVRDALRVRLADLPAAEREELHARAMRWFVARDMIEEAARHAHAAGEHRTAFELAERSLLDAVRHGHLSLVLDWLDLIPEPELEQRPRLRLAAAWALAVGQRHAEAQRQIERILAGPAVDTTLRYECALILSAAAYFADEPDRFVALFEPWAEAPPDGGSWLAQVHANRLAARAMLLGEPAQARRAQQRVRSGDGSGTLDYLVRWGEHITGASYLWEGQMSLAEEVLKPALASAEADLSRRHPLSCMFAVACAAIAYEDDRLDEAAALLSNRLDVLERAAPPETVMLAYRTAARIAAARGGEHRALDMLEALHALGVSRCQPRLCVASLAEQVRMHAGRYRNETCQALVRRIDEILMREAGRGALWRESVVLMQRLAHADAAIAARNWPQALDVLDAAGTQADALKMGRYRIEILALRAFAKQQTGVDATALLLEAMNLAQTFRLVRTLIDAHPSLADWARRTRDAADAENTGRTPAALPNVRPHPRETGGPRAVPCVVLTPKEREILELLARNLTNKEIARAGMIGEGTVKWHLKNLFGKLDASSRKHAVRRAVVLGLLEGTQ
- a CDS encoding universal stress protein, whose protein sequence is MYQHLLVPVEDTDASVEAIGHATEFAWAIGARITFLHVSSADAHADEWLARAEAGARAQGVACTTVVAGGDDSFDTLIAQARRHGCDLICTSTSPAGTIATDGVWPGVLSCGTDRRPAVAASIGALLNAHRRLADTLNEWLDTLRAARERDAVPSAAALQEIVRSLQELPARGVGARAKTALFRCLRKRTSAVNAELAELERLHQRDEELLHELARMVSQDAPMPDVLEQAVSAYARFAWDWMGREQGVILPAARRYLSYADWTEIDSEFNSAALLGRAAKQH
- a CDS encoding quinone oxidoreductase, with product MAHAIRFHETGGPEVLRWEEVAVGKPGPGQVRLRHEAVGLNFADTYFRSGLYPVPLPAGMGVEAAGVVEAVGEGVDQVCVGDRVTYTGFINTLGAYSTERLAPAAALVRLPAGIECATAAAMTMRGLTASYLMRRIHAFKAGDSILLHAAAGGVGLIVSQWARLLGVTVIGTVSSEAKAEVARAHGCDHVINYSHEDVAKRVRELTDGAGVNVVFDSVGKDTFEASLDSLRRRGLMVCVGTASGPIPPFNPQLLAMKGSLYLTRPALADYIADPAEKKALADELFGHVASGRIRIEINQRYALQDAAQAHRDLESRKTTGSSIFVV